Proteins found in one Synechococcales cyanobacterium T60_A2020_003 genomic segment:
- a CDS encoding bifunctional 4-hydroxy-2-oxoglutarate aldolase/2-dehydro-3-deoxy-phosphogluconate aldolase: protein MELSDSFSEDVGAYISASLPLFEQNAFHESIAQNWLNILYQQRAIAVIRASTLSTGHHMADAVIAGGMQLIEVTWNSDRPADLVRRLRAEYPHCWVGAGTILTWDDLQDAIAAGAQFLFSPHTHPDLIQEAVRCQIPVIPGALSPTEITTAWQAGATCVKVFPANVVGGAEYLKSLQGPLGHIPLIPTGGITLENATKYLQAGAIALGLAGSLFPAEAIATENWTLITQRAMALMQRIHPFLA from the coding sequence ATGGAACTCTCTGACTCGTTTTCAGAAGACGTAGGGGCGTACATTAGTGCGTCCCTACCGCTTTTTGAGCAGAATGCCTTTCATGAATCCATAGCGCAGAACTGGCTCAACATTCTGTACCAACAGCGAGCGATCGCCGTCATTCGCGCATCGACTCTGAGTACAGGGCACCACATGGCGGATGCAGTGATCGCTGGCGGGATGCAGTTGATTGAAGTTACCTGGAACAGCGATCGCCCTGCCGATCTGGTTCGACGCTTGCGGGCGGAATATCCCCACTGCTGGGTCGGTGCCGGCACAATCCTGACCTGGGACGATCTGCAAGATGCGATCGCCGCCGGTGCCCAGTTCCTCTTTTCACCCCACACCCATCCTGACCTGATTCAGGAAGCGGTGCGCTGCCAGATTCCGGTAATTCCCGGTGCCCTATCCCCCACAGAGATTACGACGGCATGGCAAGCCGGAGCCACCTGTGTTAAAGTTTTTCCGGCAAACGTGGTCGGTGGGGCGGAGTATCTCAAAAGTCTGCAAGGCCCCCTGGGACATATCCCCCTCATCCCGACGGGCGGTATTACCCTAGAGAATGCAACCAAATACCTGCAAGCCGGAGCGATCGCCCTGGGGCTGGCGGGCAGTCTCTTTCCAGCCGAGGCGATCGCCACCGAGAACTGGACACTCATTACCCAACGGGCGATGGCACTCATGCAGCGGATTCATCCATTTTTGGCGTAA